The DNA segment GTCGCTACCTGGGCCTGGATAGCGGTTCGATGACGCGCATGCTCGATCGCCTCGAACACAAAGGCCTGATCCTGCGCAACCGCTGCCCGGATGATCGGCGCCAAGTGCGCCTGGCCTTGACCGCTGATGGTCAACGGCTGGCCGACCGCCTGCCTGAGATCGGCGCGGCGGCGATGAACGAGCTGGTCGGTGTGCTGCAGCCCGAAGAGCTCAAGACCCTCGAAGGCCTACTGGCCAAGGTGCTGCTCAGCGCTGGCGACCCCCTGACGATCCGCCGCTTTGGCGATCGTTGATCCCTGTTACGCATTATCCAAGGTATTGTCATGGCCACTCCCACGGACACCTCTCCATCCACCTCGCCAGCCCAGGGCTCAGGCAAGCGCAAGGCGTGGCTGCTCGCTTTGCTGCTGTTGGTGATCCTTGCCGGTGCTGGCACCTGGGCCTGGTACAGCCTGGTCGGGCGCTGGCACGAAAGCACCGACGACGCCTATGTCAACGGCAACGTGGTGGAAATCACCCCACTGGTCACCGGCACGGTGACCAGCATCGGCGCCGATGACGGCGACCTGGTGCATGCCGGCCAGGTACTGCTGCAGTTCGACCCGGCCGACAGCGAGGTGGCCTTGCAGGCCGCTGAAGCCAAACTGGCGCGCACCGTGCGCGAGGTACGTGGGCTGTACAGCAATGTCGATGCGCTCAAGGCCCAGTTGCAGAGCCGTACGGCCGAGCTGAAAAAGGCCCGTGACAATTACAATCGACGCAAGGTACTGGCTGACAGCGGGGCGATTGCTGCCGAAGAAATCTCCCATGCCCACGATGACCTGACCTCGGCGCAAAGCGCGCTGGACAACGCCCGTCAGCAGCTCAATACCAGCACTGCGCTGATCGACGACACGGTGGTCTCCTCGCACCCTGAGGTGATGGCGGCAGCGGCTGACCTGCGCCAGGCCTATCTGGACCACGCCCGCACCATCCTGGTGGCGCCGGTCACTGGCTACGTGGCCAAGCGCACCGTGCAATTGGGCCAGCGCCTGCAACCGGGCACGGCGACCATGGCCGTGATTCCCCTGGATCAGGTGTGGATCGATGCCAACTTCAAGGAAACCCAACTGCGCCAGATGCGCATTGGCCAGCCGGTGGAAATCAGCGCCGACTTGTACGGCAGCGAGGTCAAGTACACCGGCACCATCGACAGCCTCGGCGCCGGTACCGGCAGCGCCTTTGCCTTGTTGCCTGCGCAGAACGCCACCGGCAACTGGATCAAGATCGTCCAGCGGGTGCCAGTGCGTATTCACCTCAATCCCGAGCAGCTCAAGGAGCATCCGCTGCGCATCGGCCTGTCCACCCTGGTCGAGGTCGACCTGCACGACCAGAGCGGCCCGGCCCTGGCCCAGCAGCCACCGCAGCAGGCCAGCTACACCACCCAGGTGTACGACCGCCAGCTGGTCGAGGCCGACCACCTGATCGCCCGGCTGATCCATGACAACAGCGCCAGCGGCAAGACGGCCCAGCGATGAGCAACCCAGCGCCCGCGCAGTTCACCCCGCCGAGCCTGCTGTTGACCACCATCGGCCTGTCGCTGGCGACCTTCATGCAGGTGCTCGACACCACCATCGCCAACGTTGCCTTGCCGACCATCTCGGGCAACCTGGGGGTCAGTTACGAGCAGGGCACCTGGGTCATCACCTCGTTTGCCGTGAGCAACGCCATCGCCTTGCCGCTGACTGGCTGGCTGAGCCGGCGTTTCGGTGAAGTGAAGCTGTTCATCTGGGCCACGCTGCTGTTCGTGGTGGCGTCGTTCCTGTGTGGCATTGCCCAGTCGATGCCGGAGTTGGTGGGCTTTCGCGTGCTCCAGGGGGTGGTCGCCGGCCCCCTGTACCCGATGACCCAGACCCTGCTGATTGCGGTTTATCCG comes from the Pseudomonas urmiensis genome and includes:
- a CDS encoding MarR family winged helix-turn-helix transcriptional regulator — encoded protein: MSHFNPENFQTCAIGMLLGRAAILKDRILDWHLESEGVTAAQFKVLIIVTQYQVDTPAELCRYLGLDSGSMTRMLDRLEHKGLILRNRCPDDRRQVRLALTADGQRLADRLPEIGAAAMNELVGVLQPEELKTLEGLLAKVLLSAGDPLTIRRFGDR
- a CDS encoding HlyD family secretion protein encodes the protein MATPTDTSPSTSPAQGSGKRKAWLLALLLLVILAGAGTWAWYSLVGRWHESTDDAYVNGNVVEITPLVTGTVTSIGADDGDLVHAGQVLLQFDPADSEVALQAAEAKLARTVREVRGLYSNVDALKAQLQSRTAELKKARDNYNRRKVLADSGAIAAEEISHAHDDLTSAQSALDNARQQLNTSTALIDDTVVSSHPEVMAAAADLRQAYLDHARTILVAPVTGYVAKRTVQLGQRLQPGTATMAVIPLDQVWIDANFKETQLRQMRIGQPVEISADLYGSEVKYTGTIDSLGAGTGSAFALLPAQNATGNWIKIVQRVPVRIHLNPEQLKEHPLRIGLSTLVEVDLHDQSGPALAQQPPQQASYTTQVYDRQLVEADHLIARLIHDNSASGKTAQR